A part of Corynebacterium mustelae genomic DNA contains:
- the crtI gene encoding phytoene desaturase family protein yields MNDTSLPNRVVIIGAGFAGLATAALLARAGVDVTVVEQNDGVGGRSGEIEADGFRWDTGPSWYLMPDAFDHFFQLLGTTTAQQLELVDLDPGYRIFPEGQPAVDVPTGRDNAIAFFESVEPGAGQKLADYLDSARDAYDIAVDRFLYTTFSSLGPLVHKDVRQRIRPLTSLLTTPLDTFVGTKFQSTLLRQILEYPAVFLSSRPEKTPAMYHLMSHTDLVQGVSYPQGGFMAVAQAIYRLANENGARFVFNTSVTAITTEGTHATGVRVRTSDGVVDTIAADVVISCADLHHTETHLLPEKLRSYPESSFAHKDPGIGTVLVLLGVSGKLPQLRHHNLFFSEDWRDDFDVVFSGPTPNRLLDSSHSIYVSMPSATDPAVAPKDHENLFVLIPTPAQENFGHGDAYRDSASARVTNIANQAIDQISRWADIPDLAERIVVRKTLGPSDFSERYNAWRGGSIGPAHTLRQSAFLRGSNKSKKVAGLYYAGATTVPGVGVPMCLISAENIVKRLRSDSSPGPLSPDWVS; encoded by the coding sequence ATGAATGATACTTCCTTACCTAACCGGGTCGTTATTATCGGAGCGGGATTTGCCGGTTTAGCAACCGCAGCACTGCTGGCACGCGCCGGGGTCGATGTGACTGTGGTGGAACAAAACGATGGTGTTGGTGGCCGTTCCGGTGAAATAGAAGCTGATGGTTTTAGGTGGGACACGGGACCGTCGTGGTATCTCATGCCGGACGCATTCGACCATTTCTTCCAGCTACTAGGGACCACAACAGCGCAGCAACTAGAACTAGTTGACCTCGACCCTGGCTACCGGATTTTCCCGGAAGGTCAGCCTGCGGTGGATGTCCCTACTGGTAGGGATAATGCCATTGCGTTTTTTGAATCAGTTGAGCCTGGGGCTGGGCAAAAGCTGGCGGATTATCTTGATAGTGCGCGAGATGCTTATGACATCGCGGTTGATCGGTTCCTATACACCACGTTTAGTTCGTTAGGCCCGTTGGTGCATAAGGATGTGCGCCAACGCATCCGCCCGCTAACGTCGCTGCTCACGACTCCGCTGGATACATTTGTTGGTACTAAATTTCAAAGCACGCTACTGCGCCAAATCCTTGAGTATCCGGCGGTGTTTCTTTCCTCCCGCCCGGAGAAAACCCCGGCTATGTACCATTTGATGAGTCACACGGATTTGGTACAAGGAGTTTCCTACCCCCAAGGCGGGTTTATGGCGGTAGCCCAAGCAATTTACCGGCTGGCTAACGAAAACGGTGCTCGTTTTGTGTTTAATACTTCGGTAACCGCAATCACCACCGAGGGCACACATGCAACTGGGGTGCGGGTGCGTACCTCGGACGGTGTTGTTGACACTATTGCTGCCGACGTAGTGATCTCCTGCGCGGATTTACACCACACCGAAACCCATCTACTTCCTGAGAAACTGCGTTCGTATCCTGAATCGTCTTTTGCACACAAAGACCCAGGCATCGGGACGGTACTGGTGCTACTAGGGGTATCCGGGAAGCTGCCGCAATTGCGCCACCACAATCTGTTCTTCAGTGAAGACTGGCGTGATGATTTCGACGTGGTATTTTCCGGTCCGACACCTAACCGACTGCTAGACTCATCGCATTCGATTTATGTGTCAATGCCCTCTGCCACCGATCCAGCGGTGGCGCCCAAAGACCATGAAAATCTCTTTGTTCTCATTCCTACCCCAGCCCAGGAGAACTTTGGCCACGGCGATGCCTACCGTGATTCTGCCTCAGCCCGAGTTACGAACATAGCTAACCAGGCCATTGATCAGATTTCTAGGTGGGCGGATATTCCAGATCTAGCCGAAAGGATCGTGGTACGCAAAACCCTTGGCCCCTCCGATTTCAGCGAGCGATATAACGCTTGGCGCGGCGGCTCGATCGGCCCCGCCCATACCCTCCGCCAGTCGGCGTTTCTTCGAGGCAGCAATAAGTCAAAAAAGGTTGCTGGTTTGTATTACGCCGGGGCCACTACGGTACCGGGGGTTGGGGTGCCCATGTGTTTGATCTCGGCAGAAAATATCGTCAAACGGCTTCGGTCGGATTCCAGCCCTGGGCCGCTGTCGCCAGATTGGGTTAGCTGA
- a CDS encoding prenyltransferase translates to MLASIVKASRPISWVNTAFPFGAAYLLSGGTVDALFIGGVLFFLIPYNIAMYGINDVFDYESDIRNPRKGGIEGAVLSPKLHRPLLWAATITTVPFIIWFLVVGNITSNIWLLISAGAVVAYSAPVLRFKERPVLDSVTSAAHFTTPAIIGATITGGQVNIYFWYAIGAFFLWGMASHALGAVQDVQADQEGGLESIATVFGARVTTRLAAAAYLIAALLLFAMPSPAWVVGVAALGYVVNTIRFWQITDDTCEDVNRAWRVFLWMNYLSGALVTITLVSMYR, encoded by the coding sequence GTGTTAGCCAGTATTGTCAAAGCCTCGCGCCCCATCAGTTGGGTTAACACTGCCTTCCCGTTTGGCGCTGCGTACCTGTTATCCGGCGGAACGGTTGACGCGTTGTTTATCGGTGGGGTGTTGTTTTTTCTCATCCCGTACAACATTGCGATGTACGGAATTAACGACGTTTTCGACTATGAGTCGGATATCCGAAATCCACGAAAAGGTGGGATTGAAGGCGCAGTACTATCTCCGAAGTTGCACCGCCCATTGCTATGGGCTGCGACTATAACAACCGTGCCGTTTATTATCTGGTTCCTTGTGGTGGGAAACATTACAAGCAACATCTGGTTGCTCATCTCTGCTGGTGCAGTCGTCGCCTATTCCGCCCCAGTATTACGCTTCAAGGAACGCCCCGTCCTTGACTCCGTCACCTCCGCAGCACATTTCACCACACCTGCGATTATCGGCGCGACCATAACTGGTGGTCAGGTCAATATTTACTTTTGGTACGCTATCGGTGCGTTTTTTCTATGGGGAATGGCTAGCCACGCTTTAGGTGCAGTGCAAGATGTTCAAGCCGACCAGGAGGGCGGGCTTGAATCAATCGCGACGGTGTTCGGGGCACGCGTGACCACCCGGCTTGCAGCAGCCGCCTATCTCATTGCGGCGCTTTTGCTTTTTGCCATGCCATCGCCTGCCTGGGTGGTCGGCGTAGCCGCCTTAGGTTATGTTGTCAACACGATCCGATTTTGGCAGATCACCGACGATACCTGTGAGGATGTCAACCGCGCGTGGCGGGTCTTTTTGTGGATGAATTATCTCAGTGGTGCGCTGGTGACGATAACCTTGGTCAGTATGTATCGCTAA
- a CDS encoding sensor histidine kinase, translating to MRFLDAVRSWLRTLSDVDKFVFYMRWSLHAGVLVLLFVSFQPAWESRDLVTFDFHTVLWVVMTLTHFLVVTVVLERVPELNSKQRHHADGWKNIGLSLFWITVGAAMVVTTFSSMSGSSPVMAGAVVFAFGCVGLVYSTFSRYPWVKTIIAAIATFIAVKHQIINSPAMIVGFTVFVVGISRVSMWSSKTVKELDRARNLESQLQVSDQRLRFAQELHDTLGQHLAAMSVKTELAIALDKKGDSRITEELLELQKLIRLSRTDMGQVVEGYRGIDPKRELDGARALLSSVGIAVTVIGEVSDIPTRCHDTAAWFIREAATNVVKHADATAVTFELSPRSVTVTNDGATAAIGQMGGLAALRQRAATIGAQIVITGNPPEFSVELKWG from the coding sequence ATGAGGTTTCTTGACGCGGTGCGCAGCTGGTTACGAACACTTAGCGACGTAGATAAGTTCGTCTTTTACATGCGGTGGTCGTTGCATGCGGGCGTTTTGGTGTTGCTGTTTGTAAGTTTTCAGCCAGCGTGGGAATCGAGGGACTTGGTAACGTTTGATTTCCATACTGTGTTGTGGGTCGTGATGACGCTTACTCATTTCCTGGTGGTCACGGTCGTGCTGGAGCGGGTTCCGGAGCTTAATTCCAAACAGCGACATCATGCCGATGGGTGGAAAAATATTGGGCTGAGTTTGTTTTGGATCACGGTGGGCGCGGCAATGGTTGTGACGACGTTTTCCTCCATGTCTGGGTCATCGCCTGTGATGGCAGGTGCAGTGGTTTTCGCTTTTGGTTGTGTGGGGTTGGTGTATTCCACGTTTTCTCGTTATCCGTGGGTGAAGACCATTATTGCCGCGATTGCGACGTTTATCGCTGTCAAGCATCAGATTATTAACTCGCCTGCGATGATCGTTGGGTTTACGGTTTTTGTGGTGGGGATCAGCCGGGTGTCGATGTGGTCATCGAAGACGGTGAAGGAGCTTGATCGGGCCCGCAATTTGGAGTCCCAATTGCAGGTGAGTGATCAGCGATTGCGGTTTGCGCAGGAACTGCACGACACGTTGGGGCAGCATCTTGCGGCAATGTCGGTGAAAACAGAGTTGGCGATTGCGTTGGATAAGAAGGGTGATTCCCGCATCACGGAAGAATTGCTGGAATTGCAAAAGCTTATCCGGTTGTCGCGTACTGATATGGGGCAGGTGGTGGAAGGGTACCGGGGGATTGATCCGAAGCGGGAGCTTGATGGTGCCCGCGCTTTGTTGTCTTCGGTGGGGATAGCGGTAACGGTGATTGGTGAGGTTTCGGACATTCCGACCCGGTGTCATGATACGGCGGCGTGGTTTATTCGGGAGGCGGCGACGAACGTCGTAAAGCATGCGGATGCCACGGCGGTGACGTTTGAGTTGTCGCCGCGCAGCGTCACTGTTACTAACGACGGGGCCACGGCCGCGATCGGGCAGATGGGTGGTCTGGCGGCGTTGCGGCAGCGGGCGGCTACTATCGGGGCTCAGATAGTGATTACCGGAAACCCGCCGGAATTTAGCGTCGAATTGAAATGGGGTTAA
- a CDS encoding lycopene cyclase domain-containing protein has protein sequence MAFAYLAFLLVSLMCMVLCDWRWTLAFFADAKAATALCLGLVVLFLIWDGLGIATGSFFRGGSDYMTGIILAPELPIEEPIFLFFLSYLTINVTTATRRLYRLWIRR, from the coding sequence ATGGCTTTCGCATACCTAGCATTTCTCCTCGTTTCGTTAATGTGTATGGTGCTGTGCGATTGGCGCTGGACATTGGCGTTCTTCGCCGATGCTAAGGCGGCAACAGCTCTGTGCCTGGGGTTGGTGGTGCTGTTTTTAATCTGGGACGGGTTAGGGATCGCAACCGGGTCGTTTTTTCGAGGCGGGTCGGACTACATGACGGGAATCATTCTCGCACCTGAGTTACCCATTGAAGAACCCATCTTCCTGTTCTTCTTGTCCTACCTCACCATCAACGTGACAACAGCAACCAGGCGGTTGTACCGACTATGGATTCGACGGTGA
- a CDS encoding polyprenyl synthetase family protein: MNASIELLRSFLGDARSHVTVACDLLDDAHDAVATCALGGKHLRSMLVHIAAGDVSGERRYAAEVFGACVDLMHAAFLIHDDVIDSDDLRRGLPTVHSVVRRRTGDHHVGTSVAITAGDLAFNAAYRLLAHAGLPGELTADALRILTDAADLTIIGELLDIAHSIYPAPTAELVKVSNHLKTAVYSFAAPLQLGALAAGRPTAMFNEIAEELGCAYQAADDIAGAIGCHTKTGKEAGGDIKQGRATLMTIRLEYGLESEDLRQVVADVIAEGHAHLTRARQLIGQLDVPPTISDGLYDVADRIADMLVDHA; this comes from the coding sequence GTGAATGCTTCCATTGAACTTTTGCGATCGTTTCTTGGTGATGCCCGCAGCCACGTAACGGTGGCATGTGACTTGCTTGACGACGCCCACGACGCTGTTGCCACTTGTGCACTTGGTGGAAAACACTTACGTTCGATGCTGGTGCATATCGCGGCGGGCGATGTTTCTGGTGAAAGGCGCTATGCGGCGGAGGTTTTCGGGGCCTGTGTTGATCTTATGCACGCAGCGTTTTTGATCCATGATGATGTTATAGATTCAGATGATTTACGGCGCGGGCTTCCTACCGTCCACTCGGTGGTACGGCGGCGCACCGGTGATCATCATGTCGGAACGTCAGTGGCTATCACGGCGGGTGACTTGGCCTTCAACGCCGCATATCGGCTCCTTGCGCATGCGGGCTTGCCAGGTGAGCTTACTGCCGATGCGCTTAGGATTTTGACTGATGCTGCCGATCTGACCATTATTGGTGAGCTTTTGGATATCGCCCATTCGATATACCCAGCACCGACTGCGGAGCTGGTGAAGGTAAGTAATCATTTGAAAACAGCTGTGTATTCCTTTGCGGCACCGCTGCAGTTAGGGGCGTTGGCTGCGGGCAGACCGACCGCCATGTTCAACGAGATAGCTGAGGAACTAGGATGTGCGTATCAAGCGGCTGACGATATTGCCGGTGCCATTGGGTGTCATACTAAAACCGGTAAAGAAGCAGGCGGTGACATAAAACAGGGTCGGGCTACACTAATGACGATCCGGTTGGAATATGGATTGGAATCCGAAGATTTACGTCAAGTAGTTGCTGATGTTATCGCAGAAGGTCATGCGCATCTCACCCGAGCCCGCCAACTCATTGGGCAGTTAGATGTGCCACCGACCATATCTGATGGGTTATATGACGTTGCTGACCGGATTGCGGATATGCTTGTCGATCACGCTTAG
- a CDS encoding lycopene cyclase domain-containing protein, with the protein MIDVTYTLISIPFLIGAIALWLIKRPKPVAVTGIVLVVLLTLTAIFDNLMIWAKLVGYGESQRLGINLGLVPIEDFFYPIVAVLVITAVWSKT; encoded by the coding sequence GTGATTGACGTGACCTACACGCTTATTAGCATTCCGTTCCTTATCGGCGCGATTGCCCTATGGTTAATTAAACGACCAAAACCAGTCGCGGTGACTGGGATTGTGTTGGTGGTTCTGTTAACGCTTACCGCAATCTTTGACAACCTCATGATCTGGGCAAAGTTGGTAGGCTACGGCGAGTCCCAACGGTTAGGGATTAATTTGGGGCTCGTTCCGATTGAAGATTTCTTCTATCCCATTGTTGCCGTACTCGTCATTACCGCGGTGTGGTCTAAAACCTGA
- a CDS encoding ABC transporter permease yields MTIFTKTQQPPAVRMSRYLALAKAETRQFIRNKTLMVMAIAFPIGVGILMLYMNNAEQIGGQAVRSAIAMEVFFLITLMFVQFYSVLSMTTTRRDEKVLKRLRTGEAKDVEIISAIATPGTVISLVLTVVMIAVLVGFTGVTPLTGMVLVGAMVLGIVIATALALITSSVTANAEAAQMTSLPVMVLAMLSQSTMRIALPEQIQNVIDRTPFALIGDVAFVEWAGGTMRDVSAGSASAAAPVLGLLYPLLLLVVWAIALVWVAARYMKWETNR; encoded by the coding sequence ATGACTATTTTTACCAAAACCCAACAGCCACCAGCTGTACGGATGTCCCGCTACCTGGCGTTAGCTAAGGCGGAGACCAGGCAGTTTATCCGGAATAAGACGTTAATGGTGATGGCGATCGCTTTTCCCATCGGTGTCGGAATTCTGATGCTGTATATGAATAACGCCGAGCAGATCGGTGGGCAAGCTGTGCGGTCGGCAATAGCAATGGAGGTATTTTTCCTCATTACGTTGATGTTCGTCCAGTTTTATTCGGTGCTGTCGATGACCACGACCCGGCGCGACGAAAAGGTGTTGAAGCGGCTGCGTACGGGAGAGGCTAAAGATGTGGAGATTATATCTGCTATCGCGACACCGGGGACGGTTATTTCGTTGGTTTTAACTGTCGTTATGATTGCCGTTCTTGTTGGTTTCACGGGCGTTACCCCGTTAACTGGCATGGTGCTTGTGGGGGCGATGGTGTTAGGCATTGTTATTGCGACGGCGTTGGCGTTGATTACGAGTTCGGTCACGGCTAATGCCGAGGCGGCTCAGATGACGTCGTTGCCGGTCATGGTGTTGGCTATGTTGTCGCAATCTACTATGCGGATAGCGTTGCCGGAACAGATCCAGAATGTTATCGACCGTACGCCGTTTGCGTTGATCGGTGACGTTGCGTTTGTCGAATGGGCGGGTGGCACGATGCGTGATGTAAGTGCCGGGTCGGCGTCAGCTGCCGCACCGGTTCTAGGGTTGCTCTATCCCTTGTTGTTGCTGGTGGTGTGGGCTATTGCTTTGGTATGGGTTGCGGCGAGGTACATGAAGTGGGAAACCAACCGGTAG
- a CDS encoding ABC transporter ATP-binding protein yields METKNENTQPVIVVKNLKRVYGSGASAHEAVKDSSFYVTKGEVFGLLGTNGAGKTSTLEILEGIAEPSDGSVVVLGMDPYKYRSIVRTEMGIMLQSGGLPLGLTVAETLEMWRGSCSHPRSIDEVLRDVELEHRRDVRVGALSGGEQRRLDLGCALLGNPSLLFLDEPTTGLDPESRRNVWKLLARLKDQGVTMVLTTHYLEEAEMLCDRLAIMHRGEIAVTGTLTEIVGTVSAEISFSAVSEPPHIPGTTVQQAGGTVTIFTDRIQSHTHQILEWARLNGVELENFSARPATLETVFLNVAGSGPALVQR; encoded by the coding sequence ATGGAAACGAAGAATGAGAATACGCAACCAGTAATCGTCGTAAAGAACTTAAAGCGAGTGTATGGCTCCGGCGCATCGGCGCACGAAGCCGTCAAAGACTCGTCGTTTTATGTCACGAAGGGCGAGGTATTTGGATTACTTGGCACCAATGGCGCCGGTAAAACCTCAACGTTGGAGATTCTTGAAGGCATCGCAGAGCCGAGCGACGGTAGTGTCGTTGTGCTCGGGATGGATCCATATAAGTACCGATCGATCGTGCGTACTGAAATGGGGATCATGCTGCAATCGGGTGGTTTGCCGCTGGGATTGACGGTGGCGGAAACGTTAGAGATGTGGCGGGGATCCTGTTCGCATCCACGCAGCATCGATGAGGTATTGCGTGATGTGGAATTGGAACACCGCCGTGATGTGAGGGTGGGGGCGCTATCCGGTGGTGAACAGCGGCGCCTCGACTTAGGTTGCGCGCTATTGGGTAATCCGTCGTTGCTGTTCCTTGACGAGCCAACCACCGGTCTTGACCCGGAATCCCGTCGTAACGTGTGGAAATTGCTGGCCCGACTCAAAGACCAAGGTGTGACGATGGTGCTAACCACGCACTACCTGGAAGAAGCCGAGATGTTGTGCGATCGGTTGGCAATTATGCACCGCGGTGAAATAGCGGTCACTGGCACGCTGACGGAAATAGTGGGAACGGTGTCAGCGGAGATTTCGTTTAGCGCCGTAAGCGAACCGCCGCACATTCCGGGCACAACGGTGCAGCAAGCAGGTGGCACCGTCACGATTTTCACCGATCGGATTCAAAGTCATACCCATCAGATATTGGAGTGGGCTCGGTTAAACGGCGTTGAGTTAGAGAATTTTTCGGCCCGCCCGGCAACGCTAGAAACCGTGTTTTTAAATGTTGCCGGAAGCGGGCCAGCTTTGGTGCAGAGATAA
- a CDS encoding glycosyltransferase family 2 protein translates to MTTNTHRRISIVIPCLNDAELLQHCLRSLVQQTVPATEIIVVDNGSTDNSAAVADKYGALVVPEPRRGITWATATGFAHATGDVLVRTDADIIAPPDFVERLHRAWDAADRSPGRTVVGVTGSARFMFPPTLSILGDFVSRLYLGAYHRSVGSALGHFPFFGTNYSLRSTWWDEVSPGIDFTDTYVHEDIHLSFAVRPDETVWFQPDLSVDMDARAVKGLGQLAVRFRRGFHTMFVNFRTQPPHRRLAQRGLLGSRLGTILDHADF, encoded by the coding sequence ATGACGACGAACACTCATCGAAGAATCAGTATTGTCATCCCTTGCCTCAACGACGCCGAACTTTTACAGCACTGCCTGCGAAGTCTTGTTCAGCAAACCGTCCCCGCGACTGAAATCATTGTCGTTGATAACGGTTCCACCGACAACTCGGCAGCTGTGGCGGACAAATATGGGGCACTTGTCGTGCCAGAACCCCGGCGCGGAATCACCTGGGCAACCGCCACTGGGTTTGCTCATGCCACCGGTGATGTTCTTGTGCGCACCGACGCAGATATTATTGCGCCACCGGACTTTGTAGAACGCTTGCACCGGGCATGGGACGCTGCGGATAGATCACCGGGGCGCACGGTGGTTGGCGTGACTGGCTCCGCTCGGTTCATGTTCCCACCTACATTGTCCATACTGGGTGACTTCGTTAGCAGGTTATATCTGGGGGCATATCACCGTAGCGTGGGCTCAGCTTTAGGTCATTTCCCGTTCTTCGGCACAAATTACTCCTTGCGGTCAACCTGGTGGGATGAGGTAAGTCCCGGCATCGATTTCACCGACACGTACGTACATGAGGATATACACCTATCTTTCGCCGTCCGCCCAGATGAAACGGTGTGGTTCCAACCTGATTTGAGCGTCGACATGGATGCCCGGGCAGTCAAGGGTTTAGGGCAACTAGCGGTTAGATTCCGACGCGGGTTTCACACAATGTTTGTTAATTTCCGCACCCAACCGCCACACCGCAGGCTTGCGCAGCGGGGATTACTGGGCAGTCGACTGGGCACCATTCTTGACCACGCGGATTTTTGA
- a CDS encoding SMI1/KNR4 family protein: protein MRSVAAVEDDMLYLLPKDYRNFLLNEGNRQHPAWQLFASPAADVLPVDLSVDFPFISSHYSTNLVETLPGAIPLMRHECDYVVIVVRGQAAGQVWQVWGEGDCAMFRQVIHPNTRQPLQFAPWLELAEQEAALSKAYRAGIEAGLTFPTDEAEGRGLMNYLLWVADQMRYFPHDPMVLTPSDCEDLRAVALSVKAYRFCELDSAQACAEFFEFSEFISRHSYAAFVEMTLGFVEKIINKQPGNAQFEDSQFTSCLIMARRFVAGNAGEKDLAACKSRLREVDSPVARLVKLLLDPNFLRGTLEVGQWLRWDEILFEELHEVSPRLGAQFIAHTTKDR, encoded by the coding sequence ATGCGAAGCGTTGCTGCCGTTGAAGATGACATGCTCTACCTGTTGCCTAAGGACTACCGGAATTTCCTCCTTAATGAGGGCAACCGCCAGCACCCGGCATGGCAGCTTTTCGCTAGTCCCGCTGCCGACGTTCTTCCGGTGGATCTTAGCGTGGATTTCCCGTTTATCAGTAGCCACTACAGCACTAACCTGGTTGAGACTCTGCCGGGGGCAATTCCACTGATGCGCCATGAGTGTGACTACGTTGTGATAGTGGTACGTGGGCAGGCAGCTGGCCAGGTATGGCAGGTGTGGGGCGAGGGCGATTGTGCGATGTTTCGTCAGGTTATCCACCCAAATACCCGGCAACCACTACAGTTCGCGCCGTGGTTGGAGTTGGCGGAGCAGGAAGCCGCATTGTCAAAGGCGTACCGGGCAGGCATTGAAGCGGGGTTGACGTTTCCCACAGATGAGGCTGAGGGACGTGGTCTTATGAATTATCTGTTGTGGGTCGCCGATCAAATGAGGTATTTCCCTCATGATCCAATGGTGCTTACGCCATCAGATTGTGAAGATCTGCGCGCTGTGGCGTTATCAGTAAAGGCGTACCGGTTCTGCGAATTAGATTCAGCGCAGGCGTGCGCGGAGTTCTTCGAATTTAGTGAGTTCATTAGCAGGCATTCCTATGCGGCGTTTGTTGAAATGACGCTTGGGTTTGTAGAAAAAATTATCAATAAGCAACCAGGAAATGCACAGTTTGAGGACTCGCAGTTTACTTCGTGCTTGATTATGGCACGGCGGTTTGTGGCGGGTAATGCGGGTGAGAAAGATCTCGCGGCATGCAAGTCGCGGCTGCGGGAGGTAGATTCACCGGTAGCGCGGCTAGTAAAACTACTGCTTGACCCGAATTTTCTGCGCGGTACGTTGGAGGTGGGCCAGTGGCTTCGGTGGGATGAAATTCTCTTTGAAGAACTACATGAGGTTTCACCACGGTTAGGGGCGCAATTTATCGCACATACGACGAAAGATCGTTAA
- a CDS encoding phytoene/squalene synthase family protein — MDSHPKAESDPDYLKRYDRAACKAAEQIILNYSTSFSLASRLLGKRVREDISNLYAMVRIADEIVDGTAYQAGMEKSSVEAQLAGYETAVRAAPKQRFNPDPVLHAYGISARRCGYKDEYIEAFFASMRRDLHQVNYDPTSFDDYVYGSAEVIGLLCLQAFLVGESVSTQDRTTMEEGARALGAAFQKINFLRDLSEDSQTLGRCYFPELSTHSLDETTKLHLINDIRDDLTIARRAIALLPRSARAGVIAATNLFSELTDQLETVPAADIYRQRVRVPATTKSKIFSQAILQATVGDRSRKNRKKKDYDNE, encoded by the coding sequence ATGGATTCCCACCCGAAAGCTGAATCTGACCCGGATTATCTCAAACGCTACGATCGCGCGGCGTGTAAAGCTGCCGAGCAAATTATCTTGAACTATTCGACGAGTTTTTCCCTCGCCTCACGGCTGTTAGGAAAACGGGTTCGGGAAGATATTTCCAACTTATATGCGATGGTACGGATCGCCGACGAAATAGTCGATGGCACCGCCTACCAGGCAGGTATGGAAAAGTCGTCAGTTGAGGCGCAGTTGGCTGGGTATGAAACCGCCGTGCGGGCGGCACCGAAGCAGCGGTTTAACCCCGACCCGGTGCTCCATGCCTATGGGATTAGCGCCAGAAGGTGCGGCTACAAGGACGAATATATCGAGGCATTTTTTGCGTCAATGCGTAGGGACTTACACCAAGTTAATTATGACCCCACCAGCTTTGATGATTACGTCTACGGTTCCGCTGAAGTTATTGGATTGTTGTGTCTACAGGCGTTTTTGGTGGGCGAATCAGTTTCCACGCAGGATAGAACCACCATGGAAGAAGGCGCACGGGCTTTAGGGGCTGCGTTTCAGAAAATTAATTTCTTAAGGGACTTATCTGAGGACAGCCAGACACTAGGCCGATGTTACTTCCCCGAGCTCAGCACACATTCACTCGACGAAACCACCAAGCTGCACCTCATCAACGATATCCGGGACGATCTCACGATTGCTCGTCGCGCAATCGCGTTGCTGCCTCGATCCGCCCGCGCTGGTGTGATAGCCGCAACGAATCTGTTTTCGGAATTAACGGATCAGCTGGAAACTGTCCCGGCCGCAGATATTTACCGCCAACGGGTACGGGTTCCGGCGACAACGAAATCCAAAATTTTCAGTCAGGCGATTCTCCAAGCCACCGTTGGGGATCGCAGCCGCAAAAACCGTAAAAAGAAAGATTACGACAATGAATGA
- a CDS encoding response regulator transcription factor: MISIVVVDDETLIASSLATLLGLEDDLEVVASFSAGEEVVTWWRNRHEAGEPVPDVCVTDLQLGGIDGVEVAEQILAITRETKVLIVTSHSRPRQLKRALSAGVQGFMPKTSSAEDFAAAIRAMCSGRRYIDPELAAMTISSGDSLLTEREAEVIEAAGQGGSVEDIAAAVYLAVGTTRNYLSSAMAKLEAQNRFEAYLKAREKGWI; encoded by the coding sequence ATGATTTCTATTGTTGTGGTGGATGATGAAACGCTGATTGCGTCATCGTTGGCTACGTTGTTGGGGTTGGAAGATGACTTGGAGGTTGTGGCGAGTTTTTCCGCTGGGGAGGAGGTTGTGACGTGGTGGCGTAACCGGCATGAGGCAGGGGAACCGGTGCCTGATGTATGTGTCACGGATTTGCAATTGGGTGGTATTGATGGGGTTGAGGTTGCGGAACAGATTCTTGCGATAACGCGAGAAACAAAGGTGCTTATTGTTACTAGTCATTCCAGACCCCGTCAGCTCAAACGTGCTCTTAGTGCGGGAGTGCAGGGGTTTATGCCCAAAACATCATCGGCGGAGGATTTTGCGGCGGCGATTCGGGCTATGTGTTCCGGTAGGCGGTATATTGACCCGGAATTAGCGGCGATGACGATTTCATCGGGGGACAGCCTACTAACGGAGCGGGAAGCTGAGGTGATTGAAGCGGCAGGTCAGGGAGGTTCTGTGGAGGATATTGCCGCTGCGGTGTATCTGGCGGTGGGTACTACCCGGAATTATTTATCGTCTGCGATGGCCAAATTGGAGGCGCAAAACCGATTCGAGGCGTATCTGAAGGCACGGGAGAAGGGGTGGATTTAG